From the Achromobacter xylosoxidans A8 genome, the window GTCCCGGCTGCAATGCCTGGGAAACCTATGCGCCGCGCCGTCTGGAAGAACTTGAATGAACTCTTTTCCCGCCGAAGCCATTTCGCATAGCCGCGTCCTCGTGGTGGGCGATGTGATGCTGGACCGGTACTGGTTCGGCGAAGTCGAACGCATCTCGCCGGAAGCGCCGGTTCCCGTGGTGCGCGTGGCGCGTCGCGAAGACCGCCTGGGCGGAGCCGCCAACGTGGCCCGCAACGTGGCGGCCCTGGGCGGCCATGTCACGCTGGTGGGCGTGCTGGGCGAAGACGAGGCCGGCGACAGCGTCCGGCGCCTGTCGGCGGAAGCCGGCATACAAGCCGAACTGGTCGCCGATCCGTCCCTGCACACCACCTTGAAAATGCGCGTGCTGGGCCGCCAGCAGCAGCTGCTGCGGGTGGACTTCGAACAGCATCCGGCGCAGGCCGCGCTGGATAATGTCGATGCGGCTTTCGCCCGCCACCTGGCCAACCACGACATCGTCGTGCTGTCCGACTACGCCAAGGGCGTGCTGACGCGGGTCGAGTCGCTGATCGCCCTGGCCCGCAACGCGGGCGTGCCGGTGCTGGTGGACCCCAAGGGCCATGACTACGCCCGCTACCGCGGCGCTACCCTGGTCACGCCCAACCGCTCGGAAATGCAGGAGGCCGTGGGCCGCTGGAATGCCGAGGCAGAGCTTACCGATCGCGCGCAGCGCCTGCGCGCCGACCTGGATCTGGAAGCCTTGCTCGTGACGCGGTCCGAGCAGGGCATGACTTTGTTTACCGCAGCGGGACGCGACCACATCGATGCGCAAGCGCACGAAGTGTTCGACGTGTCAGGCGCGGGCGATACCGTGCTGGCCACGCTGGCCGTGTCGCGCGCCATCGATCTGCCCTGGGTCGAGGCGATGGGCTGGGCCAACAAGGCCGGCGGCATCGCCGTGGGCAAGCTCGGCACGTCCATCGTCACCGCCGCGGAATTGGCAGGAGAATCCTCATGATCGTCGTTACCGGAGCCGCGGGCTTCATAGGCAGCAACCTGGTGCGCGGGCTCAACCGCCGCGGCATCCAGGACATCATCGCGGTCGATGACCTGACCGAAGGCGACAAGTTCGTCAACCTGGTCGATTGCCAGATCGCCGACTACATGGACAAGGACGACTTCCGGCGCCGCGTCCTCGACGGCAGCCTGCGCGAAGTCCGCGCCGTGCTGCATCAAGGCGCGTGCTCGGACACGACCGAGCGCAACGGCCGCTACATGCTCGACAACAACTACCGCGTCACGCTGGAGTTGTTCGAGTTCTGCCAGGAGCGCCGCATTCCGTTCCTGTACGCCTCCTCGGCGGCGGTCTATGGTGGTTCGTCCATCTACGTGGAAGATCCCGCCAACGAAGGCCCGCTGAACGTCTACGGCTATTCCAAGCTGCTGTTCGACCAGGTCCTGCGCCAGCGCATGGACAGCCTAACCGCACAGGTCGTGGGCCTGCGCTACTTCAACGTCTACGGTCCGCACGAACAGCACAAGGGCCGCATGGCTTCGGTGGCGTTCCACAACATGAACCAGTTCCTGGAGCATGGGCATGTGCGCCTGTTCGCCGGTTGGGACGGCTATGTCGATGGCGGCCAGAGCCGCGACTTCATCTCGGTCGAGGACGTGGTTGCCGTCAATCTGCATTTCCTGGATCACCCGGAACAGTCCGGCATCTTCAACTGCGGCACGGGCCGGGCGCAGCCCTTCAACGACGTGGCGGCCGGCGTGGTCAATGCGCTGCGCGCCGAGCGCGGCGAAGCCGAACTGACGCTGGCGCAGCTGGTCGAGCTGGATCTGATCCGCTACATCCCCTTCCCGGACGACCTGAAGGGGCGCTACCAGAGCTACACGCAGGCCGACGTCACGCGTCTGCGCGCGGCGGGATTCCAGGCGCCCATGCGCGATGTGCGGACTGGCGTCACCGAATACGTTCGCTATTGGCGCGCCCGGAAGTAAAGGCCCGCGGCGCCGCAGCAGCGGCGTCTCCGCATGAAAACCACCGCTCGCGGTGGTTTTTTTACGCCTGGCGGTTTGCCGGGGCGGATGTTTCCGTTCACTGCGCCGCCGCGGGCGGGAAGGGCGCCGGCATGATCTGGACGTGGCGTGACAGCCGTTGCGCCAGACTCCAGGGAGACCTTCCATGAATCCATTTCTTCAATCCGCCGCAGCCCGGCCCGCGCCCCGTGCGCGGTGGCGCAGGCAGCGCTCGCCCGCCGGTTCCGGCGCCCGGCCGCGCCCCTTGCGGCAGGTCCTGGGCGCTTTGCTGGTGACGGCCGGCCTGGGTTTTGCCGCGCCGCTGGCGCACGCGCTCGACGTCAATCAGGCCAATGCCCAGCAGCTCGAGGGCGTGCGCGGCATAGGCCCGCGCATGGCTGAGATCATCGTGAAGGAGCGCGAGCGGGGCGGCAAGTTCGAGTCGCTGAACGACCTGGCTGAACGCGTGCGCGGCATCGGTCCGAAAAAGGCCCAGGCCCTGCAAGAGGCCGGCC encodes:
- the rfaE1 gene encoding D-glycero-beta-D-manno-heptose-7-phosphate kinase; the encoded protein is MNSFPAEAISHSRVLVVGDVMLDRYWFGEVERISPEAPVPVVRVARREDRLGGAANVARNVAALGGHVTLVGVLGEDEAGDSVRRLSAEAGIQAELVADPSLHTTLKMRVLGRQQQLLRVDFEQHPAQAALDNVDAAFARHLANHDIVVLSDYAKGVLTRVESLIALARNAGVPVLVDPKGHDYARYRGATLVTPNRSEMQEAVGRWNAEAELTDRAQRLRADLDLEALLVTRSEQGMTLFTAAGRDHIDAQAHEVFDVSGAGDTVLATLAVSRAIDLPWVEAMGWANKAGGIAVGKLGTSIVTAAELAGESS
- a CDS encoding ComEA family DNA-binding protein, coding for MNPFLQSAAARPAPRARWRRQRSPAGSGARPRPLRQVLGALLVTAGLGFAAPLAHALDVNQANAQQLEGVRGIGPRMAEIIVKERERGGKFESLNDLAERVRGIGPKKAQALQEAGLLVGGAGAQAGPGEAAAKPAQVRAAAPKPEAKPEARPPSSQPAARARP
- the rfaD gene encoding ADP-glyceromanno-heptose 6-epimerase, which produces MIVVTGAAGFIGSNLVRGLNRRGIQDIIAVDDLTEGDKFVNLVDCQIADYMDKDDFRRRVLDGSLREVRAVLHQGACSDTTERNGRYMLDNNYRVTLELFEFCQERRIPFLYASSAAVYGGSSIYVEDPANEGPLNVYGYSKLLFDQVLRQRMDSLTAQVVGLRYFNVYGPHEQHKGRMASVAFHNMNQFLEHGHVRLFAGWDGYVDGGQSRDFISVEDVVAVNLHFLDHPEQSGIFNCGTGRAQPFNDVAAGVVNALRAERGEAELTLAQLVELDLIRYIPFPDDLKGRYQSYTQADVTRLRAAGFQAPMRDVRTGVTEYVRYWRARK